From the Lusitaniella coriacea LEGE 07157 genome, one window contains:
- a CDS encoding FTR1 family iron permease: protein MDFSAALPTFLVTLREGFEAALVVGIVGACLKKAQQTRLYPWVFGGVLAGIAASVLVGLGLGGILQRLAASNALYAPVFKEFLEAGFGIFAIAMLSWMLIWMTQQAKFLKTEVEGAIAQALEKGQGAAWGVFALIFIAVAREGFETVVFIVAKFQDGWLLPSIGAIAGLTLATGMGVLLFVLGIKINIRLFFQVMGIFLLLIVGGLVVGVLKHLDGAIALLAQLNPQYAKFCLPNSPSCILGSQVWNLAQILPDKEFPGIVLKALFGYRQQLFLVQAIAYLGFLMGVGGVYLQSLGVFSRLGNLKRSEASQ from the coding sequence ATGGATTTTAGTGCAGCTTTACCGACATTTTTGGTGACGCTTCGAGAAGGGTTTGAAGCGGCTTTGGTGGTGGGAATTGTGGGGGCTTGTTTAAAAAAAGCCCAGCAGACGCGCCTCTATCCTTGGGTCTTTGGCGGGGTTTTGGCGGGAATTGCCGCTTCTGTTTTGGTGGGGTTGGGGTTGGGGGGCATTCTGCAACGACTTGCTGCTTCTAATGCCTTGTACGCCCCGGTGTTTAAGGAATTTTTAGAAGCGGGATTTGGGATTTTCGCGATCGCGATGCTCAGTTGGATGTTAATTTGGATGACACAACAGGCAAAATTCCTAAAAACGGAAGTTGAGGGCGCGATCGCGCAAGCATTGGAAAAAGGACAGGGTGCAGCCTGGGGCGTATTTGCGCTGATTTTTATTGCAGTGGCGCGCGAAGGTTTTGAAACCGTTGTATTTATCGTTGCGAAGTTTCAAGACGGTTGGTTGCTTCCCAGCATCGGTGCAATCGCAGGCTTAACCCTGGCGACGGGAATGGGCGTTCTGCTTTTTGTTCTGGGGATTAAGATCAATATTCGCCTCTTTTTCCAAGTGATGGGAATTTTCTTGCTCTTAATCGTTGGCGGATTGGTTGTTGGAGTTCTCAAACATCTCGACGGCGCGATCGCGCTTCTTGCCCAACTTAACCCACAATACGCCAAATTTTGCCTCCCCAACAGCCCCTCTTGCATCCTGGGTTCCCAAGTTTGGAATCTCGCTCAAATCCTCCCAGATAAGGAATTTCCCGGTATCGTTCTCAAGGCTTTATTTGGCTACCGACAGCAACTCTTCCTCGTTCAAGCCATTGCTTATCTCGGCTTTTTAATGGGAGTTGGCGGCGTTTATTTACAAAGTTTGGGCGTATTCTCCAGATTGGGCAATCTAAAAAGAAGCGAAGCTAGCCAGTAA
- a CDS encoding AAA-like domain-containing protein yields MNFEEVFSVADALVFRKMGKHLSDVDKIVLEGAWNGQSYEEIADSAGYSPDYIRGDAAPKFWKLLSEAFGEKLKKRNFRVALERIANEFSDISLKGKNLAVYVDRPPIEENCYRAIAQPGALIRIKAPQKMGKTLLLEKLLAYSRQQDYKTVKIDFELAESAVLANLKTFLQCRAISFSREPESGRV; encoded by the coding sequence ATGAACTTTGAAGAAGTTTTTAGCGTTGCAGATGCGCTCGTCTTTCGGAAGATGGGGAAACACCTGAGCGATGTGGATAAGATCGTTCTTGAAGGCGCTTGGAACGGTCAAAGTTATGAAGAAATTGCCGATTCTGCGGGGTATTCTCCCGATTACATTCGAGGAGATGCGGCACCGAAGTTTTGGAAGCTGCTTTCGGAGGCATTTGGAGAGAAGCTGAAAAAAAGGAACTTTCGGGTTGCCTTGGAGCGAATTGCTAACGAATTTAGCGATATTTCCTTAAAGGGAAAAAATCTTGCGGTTTATGTGGATCGTCCTCCCATTGAGGAAAATTGTTATCGCGCGATCGCGCAACCGGGAGCCTTAATTCGCATCAAAGCACCCCAAAAAATGGGCAAAACCCTACTCCTAGAAAAACTCCTCGCGTATTCTAGACAGCAGGATTATAAAACCGTTAAAATTGATTTTGAACTGGCAGAGAGTGCCGTACTTGCCAACTTAAAAACCTTCCTTCAATGCAGGGCTATTTCATTTTCACGAGAGCCAGAATCTGGTAGAGTTTGA
- a CDS encoding zinc metallopeptidase, whose translation MFFHPSYLILIPGMLLMFWAQSRVKGTYNRYARVPSKMGMTGAEVAHSILKSKGITDVVVEPVRGELTDHYDPSAKAVRLSEGIYGKSSLAAAAVAAHECGHVLQDKRGYAFMNFRASLVPVANLGSQIGPMLVIIGIVLTQLGAISSLFINIGIILFVAVIAFHIVTLPVEFDASSRALRLINELGILQGEEHRGAKAVLQAAAWTYVASAIYAILQLVQLLLLSQRR comes from the coding sequence ATGTTTTTCCACCCCTCGTACCTCATTCTAATTCCCGGTATGTTGCTCATGTTTTGGGCGCAAAGCCGAGTGAAAGGAACCTACAATCGTTATGCTCGCGTCCCCTCGAAAATGGGCATGACGGGTGCAGAAGTTGCTCACTCGATTCTGAAATCCAAAGGCATTACCGATGTGGTTGTCGAACCCGTGAGAGGAGAGTTAACGGATCACTACGATCCTAGCGCCAAAGCCGTTCGACTCTCCGAAGGCATTTACGGTAAATCTTCCCTCGCTGCGGCTGCTGTTGCTGCTCATGAATGCGGTCACGTTTTACAGGATAAACGAGGTTACGCTTTTATGAACTTTCGGGCAAGTCTCGTTCCGGTGGCCAACTTGGGTTCGCAAATTGGGCCCATGCTTGTGATTATTGGAATTGTTCTAACACAGTTAGGCGCGATTTCTAGCCTGTTTATCAATATTGGAATTATTCTTTTCGTCGCCGTAATTGCCTTCCATATCGTGACACTTCCAGTAGAGTTTGATGCCTCCAGTCGCGCACTTAGGCTGATTAATGAGTTAGGAATTCTTCAAGGAGAAGAGCATCGCGGTGCAAAAGCCGTTCTACAAGCAGCCGCTTGGACTTATGTAGCATCGGCAATTTATGCCATCTTGCAACTGGTACAATTATTGCTTCTTTCTCAACGGCGTTAA
- a CDS encoding GNAT family N-acetyltransferase, which translates to MPNLPPECHLRRATAQDIWSIRKLVFGAKLDPTQVRWEQFWIVECNGEIVGCGQLRTFEDAQELGSLVIARSRRNQGLGSILCRKLIQEATQPLYLECLGGGLVEFYRRFGFVPVAWEDIPRSLKSKFGVSNLAKTFLRVPVTFMAYSVSE; encoded by the coding sequence ATGCCCAACTTACCCCCAGAATGCCACCTCCGACGCGCCACAGCACAAGATATTTGGTCAATTCGCAAATTGGTTTTTGGGGCAAAACTCGACCCCACACAGGTGCGTTGGGAGCAATTTTGGATTGTTGAGTGCAACGGTGAAATTGTGGGTTGCGGACAGTTGCGAACCTTTGAGGATGCGCAGGAATTGGGAAGTTTAGTCATCGCGCGATCGCGCCGCAACCAAGGGTTAGGATCTATTTTGTGCCGGAAACTCATCCAGGAAGCCACACAACCTCTTTATTTGGAATGTTTGGGAGGGGGATTGGTTGAGTTCTATCGCCGTTTTGGGTTCGTTCCCGTCGCCTGGGAAGACATTCCGCGATCGCTCAAATCCAAATTTGGCGTGTCAAACCTCGCGAAAACCTTCCTCCGGGTTCCTGTCACCTTCATGGCATATAGCGTTTCCGAATGA
- the blaOXA gene encoding class D beta-lactamase — protein sequence MNKLFRSVTLAMMVFGFIATLLLSTARSALTVPNSIIESPSHAEVAQVPNFKRHFQTLGIEGSIIIHDSKRDRVYQHNPQRNATPFLPASTFKILNSLISLETGAIADEVAVLTWDGIPRFLPAWNRDLNLREAIKISAVWFYQVLARRVGYEPMQKWVTQADYGNRNIGSPEDIDKFWLTGELRITPQEQIQFLRRLYDNELPFSARSLSIVKDIITVEKTPDYTLRAKTGWGQPDTGEFGWFVGYLEQNDNVYFFATNIDIRNPTDASARLEVTRLCLQDLGLL from the coding sequence ATGAATAAACTATTTCGCTCAGTGACTTTGGCAATGATGGTATTCGGGTTTATTGCGACTCTTTTGTTGTCAACGGCGCGATCGGCTCTCACAGTACCTAACTCAATCATAGAATCTCCGAGCCACGCAGAGGTGGCCCAAGTCCCCAATTTTAAGCGGCACTTTCAAACCCTGGGGATTGAAGGCTCCATCATAATTCACGACTCGAAACGCGATCGCGTCTATCAACACAACCCCCAACGCAATGCCACTCCTTTCCTCCCAGCATCGACGTTTAAAATTCTCAACTCTTTAATCTCTTTAGAAACAGGGGCAATTGCCGACGAGGTTGCCGTGCTAACTTGGGATGGAATTCCACGATTTCTTCCTGCTTGGAATCGCGATCTCAACCTGAGAGAAGCAATCAAGATTTCAGCAGTTTGGTTTTACCAAGTTTTAGCTCGCCGAGTCGGATATGAACCCATGCAAAAATGGGTGACTCAAGCTGATTATGGCAATCGAAATATTGGCAGTCCAGAGGATATCGACAAATTCTGGCTAACAGGAGAATTGCGCATTACTCCTCAAGAGCAAATTCAGTTTCTCCGCCGTCTCTATGACAATGAATTGCCGTTTTCCGCGCGATCGCTCTCCATTGTCAAGGATATAATCACAGTGGAAAAGACTCCAGACTATACGCTCAGAGCCAAGACGGGCTGGGGACAGCCCGATACGGGGGAATTTGGTTGGTTTGTTGGATATTTGGAGCAGAATGATAATGTTTACTTTTTCGCAACCAATATTGACATTCGCAACCCAACTGATGCTAGCGCGCGACTAGAGGTAACGCGCCTCTGCTTGCAGGATCTCGGTTTATTGTAG
- a CDS encoding alpha/beta fold hydrolase: MAATTTAIHPPKTWTWRGFKTCYQQQGTEGAAVVFVHGFGASWGHWRKNLPVLGESYRCYAIDLIGFGDSAKPTPGTEIEYTFETWGQQIADFCREVVGSPVFLVGNSIGCIAVMQAAVDCPEIALGVCLINCSLRLLHERKQADIPAYRRLGASTLQRLLKIKPVGSFFFKQLAKPKVVRNILLQAYARSEAVNDELIDILMKPAADKGAADVFIAFTGYSQGPLAEDLLPILPCPALILWGTEDPWEFVEKGREFAKYPKVERFIELEGLGHCPQDEAPEVVNPILQEWIASYV; encoded by the coding sequence ATGGCTGCAACAACAACCGCGATACACCCCCCTAAAACCTGGACTTGGCGCGGCTTCAAAACTTGCTACCAACAACAAGGGACTGAAGGCGCTGCTGTGGTTTTCGTTCACGGATTTGGGGCATCTTGGGGACATTGGCGCAAAAATTTGCCCGTTTTAGGGGAATCTTATCGTTGTTACGCGATCGATCTGATTGGTTTCGGAGATTCGGCTAAACCCACACCCGGAACTGAAATCGAATACACCTTTGAAACCTGGGGACAGCAAATTGCGGATTTCTGTCGCGAAGTGGTGGGGAGTCCGGTGTTTTTAGTGGGAAATTCCATCGGTTGCATTGCTGTCATGCAAGCCGCCGTCGATTGTCCGGAAATTGCTTTGGGGGTCTGTTTAATCAACTGTTCTCTGCGCTTGCTTCACGAACGCAAACAGGCGGATATCCCTGCGTACAGGCGTTTGGGTGCATCTACCTTGCAACGGTTATTGAAAATTAAGCCCGTCGGTTCTTTTTTCTTCAAACAACTTGCCAAACCCAAAGTCGTGCGAAACATCCTATTGCAAGCTTACGCGCGATCGGAAGCGGTGAACGATGAATTGATCGATATTCTGATGAAACCTGCGGCGGATAAGGGTGCGGCGGATGTGTTTATTGCTTTCACGGGTTACTCTCAAGGTCCCCTTGCGGAAGATTTATTGCCGATTTTGCCCTGTCCGGCACTAATTTTATGGGGAACGGAAGATCCTTGGGAATTCGTGGAAAAGGGGCGAGAATTTGCCAAATATCCCAAGGTAGAGCGGTTTATTGAATTGGAAGGTTTGGGTCATTGTCCCCAAGATGAAGCGCCGGAAGTGGTTAATCCGATTTTACAAGAGTGGATTGCGAGTTACGTCTGA